In Pyxidicoccus xibeiensis, the following proteins share a genomic window:
- a CDS encoding FAD-binding oxidoreductase: MKALESWGRYPRVEQRTQPLVWRTDALPQPGGTVLPHGLGRSYGDSCLNGGGTLLLTAGLDRLISFDAATGVVRCEAGVSLDTLLRLAAPRGWFLPVTPGTKFVTVGGAIANDVHGKNHHRGGTFGRYVRRFELVRSDGSRRVCAPDENPDWYGATIGGLGLTGLVTWAEVQLKPISNPYVLQETVPFGNLDGFLEVARESEKDYEFTMAWVDCLARGRKVGRGLLYRGNFAPPQFDGLPLAKSHLSHGVGLAVPMDMPAFCLNRLSVSAFNWLYYHRQNGKPKQRLTHYDPFFYPLDAIYGWNRIYGRKGFLQFQCVVPYSTARDALAEILERSSRGGLPSFLSVLKTFGDIPSPGWLSFPRQGVTLAMDFANRGEKTWRLVEELDRVTREAGGAVYPAKDARMSPESFAAYFPQRERFSRYVDPAFSSSFWRRVNPVALPFSLESERGPAASRPQSLLAIR, translated from the coding sequence ATGAAGGCCCTGGAGTCCTGGGGGCGCTACCCCCGAGTCGAGCAGCGCACGCAGCCGCTGGTGTGGCGCACGGACGCGCTGCCCCAGCCGGGCGGCACGGTGCTGCCGCACGGCCTGGGCCGCAGCTATGGCGATTCCTGCCTCAACGGGGGCGGCACGCTGCTGCTCACCGCGGGGCTGGACAGGCTCATCTCGTTCGATGCGGCCACGGGCGTGGTGCGCTGCGAGGCGGGCGTCTCGCTGGACACGCTGCTGCGGCTGGCCGCGCCGCGCGGCTGGTTCCTGCCGGTGACGCCGGGCACGAAGTTCGTGACGGTGGGCGGCGCCATCGCCAACGACGTGCACGGGAAGAACCACCACCGCGGGGGCACCTTCGGCCGGTACGTGCGGCGCTTCGAGCTGGTGCGCTCGGACGGCAGCCGCCGCGTGTGCGCGCCGGACGAGAATCCGGACTGGTACGGGGCGACGATTGGCGGCCTGGGACTCACCGGGCTCGTCACCTGGGCGGAGGTGCAGCTCAAGCCCATCAGCAACCCGTACGTGCTCCAGGAGACCGTTCCCTTCGGGAACCTGGACGGCTTCCTGGAGGTCGCCCGCGAGTCGGAGAAGGACTACGAGTTCACCATGGCGTGGGTGGACTGCCTGGCGCGCGGCAGGAAGGTCGGCCGGGGGCTCCTGTACCGGGGCAACTTCGCGCCGCCGCAGTTCGACGGGCTGCCGCTGGCCAAGAGCCACCTGTCCCACGGCGTGGGGCTGGCGGTGCCCATGGACATGCCGGCCTTCTGCCTCAACCGGCTCTCCGTCTCCGCGTTCAACTGGCTGTACTACCACCGGCAGAACGGCAAGCCGAAGCAGCGGCTGACACACTACGACCCGTTCTTCTACCCGCTGGACGCCATCTACGGGTGGAACCGCATCTACGGCCGCAAGGGCTTCCTCCAGTTCCAGTGCGTGGTGCCCTACTCCACCGCGCGGGACGCGCTGGCGGAAATCCTGGAGCGCAGCTCGCGCGGCGGGCTGCCCAGCTTCCTGTCGGTGCTGAAGACCTTCGGCGACATCCCCTCTCCGGGGTGGCTGTCCTTCCCGCGCCAGGGCGTGACGCTGGCCATGGACTTCGCCAACCGCGGGGAGAAGACGTGGCGGCTGGTGGAGGAGCTGGACCGGGTGACGCGCGAGGCGGGCGGGGCGGTGTACCCGGCCAAGGACGCGCGGATGAGCCCGGAGAGCTTCGCGGCGTACTTCCCCCAGCGCGAGCGCTTCTCGCGCTACGTGGACCCGGCCTTCTCCTCGTCCTTCTGGCGGCGCGTGAATCCGGTGGCGCTGCCGTTCTCCCTGGAGTCGGAGCGGGGGCCTGCGGCCTCGCGGCCCCAGTCCCTGCTTGCGATTCGCTGA
- a CDS encoding SDR family oxidoreductase — protein sequence MKKVLVLGATSAIAQATVRLLAARGASLYLVGRNAANLEAVAQDATTRGAAKVESRAVDLNDFAAHESLVDAAYAALGGLDGVVLAHGVLGDQTEAQKSWAATETVLRTNFLSAVSLLTVLANRFEAQKAGTLVVISSVAGDRGRQSNYVYGASKGALNVFLQGLRNRLAKSNVAVVTVKPGFVDTPMTAHIPKNKLFASPEKVARGLLSAADARKNEVYVPGIWALIMLIIRTIPETVFKRMKL from the coding sequence ATGAAGAAAGTGCTCGTCCTCGGCGCCACCAGCGCCATTGCCCAGGCGACGGTGCGGCTGCTGGCCGCGCGCGGAGCCTCGCTGTACCTCGTCGGCCGCAACGCGGCGAACCTGGAGGCGGTGGCGCAGGACGCCACCACGCGCGGCGCCGCGAAGGTGGAGTCGCGGGCGGTGGACCTGAACGACTTCGCCGCGCACGAGTCGCTGGTGGACGCGGCGTATGCGGCGCTGGGCGGGCTGGACGGCGTGGTGCTGGCGCACGGCGTGCTGGGAGACCAGACGGAGGCGCAGAAGTCGTGGGCGGCGACGGAGACGGTGCTGCGCACCAACTTCCTGAGCGCGGTGTCCCTGCTGACGGTGCTGGCCAACCGCTTCGAGGCGCAGAAGGCGGGCACGCTGGTGGTGATTTCGTCGGTGGCGGGAGACCGCGGCCGGCAGAGCAACTACGTGTACGGCGCGTCCAAGGGCGCACTGAACGTGTTCCTCCAGGGTCTGCGCAACCGGCTGGCGAAGTCCAACGTGGCCGTCGTCACCGTGAAGCCGGGCTTCGTGGACACGCCGATGACGGCGCACATCCCGAAGAACAAGCTGTTCGCCTCGCCGGAGAAGGTGGCGCGCGGCCTGCTGAGCGCCGCGGATGCGCGCAAGAACGAGGTCTACGTGCCCGGCATCTGGGCGCTCATCATGCTCATCATCCGCACGATTCCGGAGACGGTGTTCAAGCGGATGAAGCTGTAG
- a CDS encoding phosphatidylglycerol lysyltransferase domain-containing protein — MKHDLVRAHGADPISYSTLQAGLSYFETSFGYIAYQRALGFDLTLGPPVCAPGDRAALLQRFLQAGRRPLFFYVQRDIAMLAAELGGARYRVSGMGVDKVLSLEAPDAGRSSRVHGALKKAVRGGFDVVEVRPSALDSGERARVDAITRAYLRRSSVPVEMRFINRPLTLEDDGLARMFLLRQGVDARVFGYAVLDPYFEEGRAQGYLLNLIRFEPTRLWGVYYAVVATLAARLREEGVPQLSLGFCPLYGVDTEGCTPGLARQVQWMERRFAGVDYLARLRELKDAFPGMTPQRYFVTPSPWAVTALLSFLRATGVPFGELIRQRFTDKPREGRGTLPATASSA, encoded by the coding sequence GTGAAGCACGACCTGGTGCGCGCGCACGGCGCGGATCCGATTTCGTACTCGACGCTCCAGGCGGGCCTCTCGTACTTCGAAACCTCCTTCGGCTACATCGCCTATCAGCGAGCGCTCGGGTTCGACCTGACGCTCGGTCCTCCGGTGTGCGCGCCGGGAGACCGGGCGGCGCTGCTCCAGCGCTTCCTCCAGGCGGGCAGGCGTCCTCTCTTCTTCTACGTCCAGCGAGACATCGCGATGCTGGCCGCGGAGCTGGGCGGGGCTCGCTACCGGGTCAGCGGCATGGGCGTGGACAAGGTGCTGTCGCTCGAAGCGCCCGACGCCGGGCGAAGCTCCCGGGTCCACGGCGCGCTCAAGAAGGCCGTGCGGGGCGGCTTCGACGTGGTGGAGGTCCGCCCGTCAGCGCTGGACTCCGGGGAGCGCGCAAGGGTGGACGCCATCACCCGCGCGTATCTGCGCCGCAGCTCGGTGCCGGTGGAGATGCGCTTCATCAACCGGCCGCTCACGCTCGAGGACGACGGGCTGGCGCGGATGTTCCTCCTGCGCCAGGGCGTTGACGCCCGGGTGTTCGGCTACGCGGTGCTGGACCCGTACTTCGAGGAAGGACGAGCCCAGGGGTACCTGCTCAACCTCATCCGCTTCGAACCGACGCGGCTGTGGGGCGTGTACTACGCCGTCGTGGCGACGCTCGCGGCCCGGCTGCGCGAGGAGGGAGTCCCGCAGCTCTCGCTGGGCTTCTGCCCGCTGTACGGCGTGGACACCGAGGGCTGCACACCGGGGCTGGCGAGACAGGTGCAGTGGATGGAGCGCCGGTTCGCGGGAGTCGACTACCTTGCCCGGCTGCGCGAGCTGAAGGACGCCTTCCCCGGCATGACGCCGCAGCGCTATTTCGTGACGCCTTCGCCGTGGGCCGTGACAGCGCTGCTGTCCTTCCTGCGTGCCACCGGCGTGCCCTTCGGGGAACTCATCCGGCAGCGCTTCACCGACAAGCCCCGCGAGGGCAGGGGCACGCTGCCGGCTACAGCTTCATCCGCTTGA
- a CDS encoding UbiA family prenyltransferase, translating into MLPEKPLPADPPDVPLAVDLDGTLVRTDTLHENLLALFKHAPWLLLLAPLWMLKGKAFFKAEVARRVSLDASRLPYHDELVAWLREEKARGRRLVLATAADRRIAEGVAAHLGLFSEVYASDGTVNLSGARKLAKLKEALGTFDYAGNDTVDLPLWRECQRVVVVHAQAGVLKRAHGLGRQVHRVFERPPVGARTWVKALRVHQWAKNALVFVPLLAAHKATDPAMLVKALLGFAAFSLCASSVYVLNDLLDLESDRRHPTKQKRPFAACALPVSTGVVLAPALLLAGAAVCLLLPPAFAALLATYYALTLAYSLRLKQVVMLDVLVLAGLYTVRIFGGSLAVGVPTSSWLMMFSMFLFLSLALVKRLSEVRRLRLSNETAAHGRGYLAQDYEQLASLGAASGQVSVLVLALYITSKEVTALYTHPERLWLLCPVMLYWVGRVWVLAHRGLVNEDPLVFALRDRVSYAVGLVSALVLWAAR; encoded by the coding sequence ATGCTCCCCGAGAAACCCCTCCCAGCCGACCCTCCGGACGTGCCGCTCGCCGTCGACCTCGACGGAACGCTGGTGCGCACGGACACGCTGCACGAGAACCTGCTCGCCCTCTTCAAGCACGCGCCCTGGCTGCTGCTGCTGGCACCGCTGTGGATGCTCAAGGGCAAGGCCTTCTTCAAGGCGGAGGTGGCGCGGCGGGTGTCATTGGACGCGTCCCGCCTGCCCTACCACGACGAGCTGGTGGCCTGGCTGCGCGAGGAGAAGGCGCGCGGCCGCCGCCTGGTGCTGGCCACCGCGGCGGACCGGCGCATCGCCGAGGGCGTGGCCGCGCACCTGGGCCTCTTCTCCGAGGTGTACGCCAGCGACGGGACGGTGAACCTGTCGGGCGCGCGCAAGCTGGCGAAGCTGAAGGAGGCGCTGGGGACGTTCGACTACGCGGGCAACGACACGGTGGACCTGCCGCTGTGGCGCGAGTGCCAGCGGGTGGTGGTGGTGCACGCGCAGGCCGGGGTGCTGAAGCGGGCGCACGGGCTGGGCCGCCAGGTGCACCGCGTCTTCGAGCGGCCCCCCGTGGGGGCGCGCACCTGGGTGAAGGCCCTGCGGGTGCACCAGTGGGCGAAGAACGCGCTCGTCTTCGTCCCCCTGCTGGCCGCGCACAAGGCGACGGACCCGGCCATGCTGGTGAAGGCGCTGCTGGGCTTCGCGGCCTTCAGCCTGTGCGCCTCCAGCGTGTACGTGCTGAACGACCTGCTCGACTTGGAGTCGGACCGGCGGCACCCGACGAAGCAGAAGCGCCCCTTCGCGGCGTGCGCGCTGCCGGTGAGCACCGGGGTGGTGCTGGCGCCCGCGCTGCTGCTGGCCGGCGCGGCGGTGTGCCTGCTGTTGCCGCCCGCCTTCGCCGCGCTCCTGGCGACGTACTACGCGCTGACGCTGGCGTACTCGCTGCGGCTGAAGCAGGTGGTGATGCTGGACGTGCTGGTGCTCGCCGGGCTGTACACGGTGCGCATCTTCGGCGGCTCGCTGGCGGTGGGCGTGCCCACGTCGAGCTGGCTGATGATGTTCAGCATGTTCCTCTTCCTCTCGCTGGCGCTGGTGAAGCGGCTGAGCGAGGTGCGGCGGCTGCGGCTGTCCAACGAGACGGCGGCGCACGGGCGCGGCTACCTGGCGCAGGACTACGAGCAGTTGGCCAGCCTGGGGGCCGCCTCCGGACAGGTGTCCGTGCTGGTGCTGGCGCTCTACATCACCTCGAAGGAGGTGACGGCGCTGTACACCCACCCCGAGCGACTGTGGCTGCTGTGCCCGGTGATGCTGTACTGGGTGGGGCGGGTGTGGGTGCTGGCGCACCGCGGGCTGGTGAACGAGGACCCGCTCGTCTTCGCGCTCAGGGACCGGGTGAGCTACGCGGTGGGCCTCGTCTCGGCATTGGTGCTATGGGCCGCCCGGTGA